Proteins encoded within one genomic window of Citricoccus muralis:
- a CDS encoding NADP-dependent oxidoreductase translates to MSENISTQVQLVSRPQGWPTQENFRTVQVTLDELAPGEVRVRNSYLSVDPYMRGRMSNAKSYVAPFGLEETMTGGAVGVVTESHDESLPVGTLVLHQLGWRDMAQAPASQFRAVPEIPGVEPSVYLGILGMTGLTAYVGLTTIAPVAEGDTVFVSGAAGAVGTAVGQIARLLGASRVIGSAGSAEKIALLTEKYGFDAALNYKDAPVREQLAELAPEGIDVFFDNVGGDHLEAALDVFNDGGRGALCGAISTYNSTETPSGPDNMVNMIKRSLRLRGFTVGHHLDQSAEFQERMAQWFSAGKITYDETVVEGIENSVDAFLDMMRGANTGKMVVRIPQG, encoded by the coding sequence ATGTCCGAGAACATCAGCACCCAGGTCCAACTCGTGTCCCGCCCGCAGGGGTGGCCGACTCAGGAAAACTTCCGCACCGTCCAGGTGACCCTGGACGAGCTGGCCCCCGGGGAGGTGCGCGTTCGCAACAGCTACCTCTCAGTGGACCCGTACATGCGCGGCCGCATGAGTAACGCGAAGAGCTATGTAGCGCCGTTCGGGCTCGAGGAGACCATGACCGGCGGCGCCGTGGGTGTCGTCACTGAGTCACATGACGAGTCGCTGCCTGTGGGCACGCTGGTGCTGCATCAGCTCGGCTGGCGTGACATGGCCCAAGCCCCGGCGTCTCAGTTCCGCGCGGTGCCGGAGATCCCGGGCGTGGAGCCCTCGGTGTACCTCGGCATTCTGGGAATGACCGGGCTCACGGCTTATGTTGGGCTGACCACCATTGCCCCGGTGGCCGAGGGCGACACCGTATTCGTTTCCGGTGCAGCCGGTGCGGTGGGTACCGCCGTCGGCCAGATCGCACGCCTGCTGGGCGCCTCCCGGGTGATCGGTTCTGCCGGGTCCGCGGAAAAGATCGCACTGCTCACCGAAAAGTACGGCTTCGACGCCGCCCTGAACTACAAGGACGCCCCGGTCCGCGAGCAGCTGGCAGAGCTGGCGCCCGAGGGGATCGACGTGTTCTTCGACAACGTCGGCGGTGACCATCTGGAGGCGGCCCTGGATGTGTTCAACGACGGCGGCCGCGGCGCGCTGTGCGGGGCGATCTCGACCTATAACAGCACCGAAACCCCATCCGGGCCGGACAACATGGTGAACATGATCAAGCGGAGCCTGCGGCTGCGTGGCTTCACCGTGGGTCACCACCTCGACCAGTCCGCCGAGTTCCAGGAACGGATGGCGCAGTGGTTCAGCGCCGGAAAGATCACCTACGACGAGACCGTGGTGGAGGGCATCGAAAACTCCGTGGATGCGTTCCTCGACATGATGCGCGGAGCCAACACCGGCAAGATGGTCGTCCGCATCCCTCAGGGTTGA
- a CDS encoding DMT family transporter — MNTGRGAGLAAITVTSLLWGTTGTAATFAPSAGPLAIGAAALGVGGLLQALIAIPALRTARPQLQQQRSLVLIGALAVFLYPLAFYSSMHTAGVAIGSVVSLASAPLASGVLERVVEGRALSRWWMLAAGLGITGSVMLCVSTMNDSTRGLAPTLLGVALGLVAGTTYALYSWTTHRLMSSGVSRAASMGSVFGLGGALLLPVLFITGAPLVASSEALAVAAYISLVPMFLGYLLFGFGLTRVSASTATTVTLTEPAIATLLAVLIVGERLTPLGWIGLALMALVLALLTVAPTAEYRATTSR; from the coding sequence GTGAACACCGGGCGCGGAGCCGGACTCGCCGCCATCACGGTCACCTCCCTGCTCTGGGGAACCACCGGTACCGCCGCGACTTTCGCACCGAGCGCCGGCCCGCTGGCCATCGGCGCTGCCGCACTCGGCGTGGGCGGGCTTCTGCAGGCGCTCATTGCCATTCCGGCGCTTCGTACGGCGCGGCCTCAACTGCAACAGCAACGCAGTCTGGTGCTGATCGGCGCGCTCGCCGTCTTCTTGTATCCGCTGGCGTTCTACAGCTCCATGCACACGGCCGGGGTGGCCATTGGTTCTGTGGTGTCGCTTGCCTCCGCGCCACTGGCTTCCGGGGTGTTGGAGCGCGTGGTGGAAGGCCGCGCCCTGAGCCGGTGGTGGATGCTCGCCGCCGGACTCGGCATCACCGGCAGCGTGATGCTCTGCGTCTCGACCATGAACGACTCTACCCGCGGGCTGGCCCCGACCCTGCTGGGGGTGGCTCTCGGGCTGGTCGCCGGCACCACCTACGCCCTGTACTCCTGGACCACTCACCGACTCATGAGTTCCGGGGTGAGCCGAGCGGCCTCGATGGGGTCAGTGTTCGGTCTCGGCGGTGCCCTGCTTTTACCGGTGCTCTTCATCACGGGTGCGCCGCTGGTGGCGTCATCGGAAGCCCTGGCGGTGGCGGCCTACATTTCTCTGGTGCCGATGTTCCTCGGGTACCTGCTCTTCGGCTTCGGACTCACCCGCGTGTCGGCGAGTACTGCCACGACAGTGACGCTCACGGAACCGGCCATCGCCACCCTGCTCGCGGTGCTGATTGTAGGGGAGCGGTTGACCCCGCTGGGCTGGATCGGGCTGGCCCTGATGGCGTTGGTGCTGGCCCTGCTCACGGTGGCTCCCACGGCGGAATACCGGGCCACCACCAGCCGTTGA
- a CDS encoding TetR/AcrR family transcriptional regulator: MTSERISARTKLLGAASRLFYTDGLTATGIDTITAEAQVAKKSLYNNFSSKGELVGAYIDERHQEWLVLYQQRVDAASTPSEAVLAVFDAYIDHGEREAELGFRGCGLLNAAAELTAGSEGREAVRAHKEQVEQILLEHLREIVDDERAAILAEHCAFLLEGAMIRAGLEGQTVRLYRARELAVGLLAGLR; the protein is encoded by the coding sequence ATGACCTCGGAGCGAATTTCTGCCCGCACGAAGCTGCTCGGTGCGGCATCGCGGCTGTTCTACACGGACGGACTCACGGCCACCGGAATCGACACCATCACCGCCGAGGCGCAGGTGGCGAAGAAGAGTCTGTACAACAACTTTTCCTCCAAGGGGGAGCTGGTGGGTGCCTACATCGACGAGCGCCACCAGGAATGGCTGGTCCTTTATCAGCAGCGCGTCGATGCTGCCTCGACACCGTCGGAGGCGGTGCTCGCCGTCTTCGATGCCTACATCGACCATGGCGAACGCGAAGCGGAGCTGGGTTTTCGCGGGTGCGGGTTGCTCAACGCCGCGGCAGAACTCACCGCCGGGTCCGAGGGGCGTGAAGCGGTGCGTGCGCACAAGGAACAGGTGGAGCAGATTCTGCTCGAGCACCTGCGGGAGATCGTCGACGACGAACGTGCGGCCATCTTGGCAGAACACTGTGCTTTCCTGTTGGAGGGGGCGATGATCCGCGCCGGACTCGAGGGCCAGACAGTGCGACTCTACCGGGCCCGCGAACTGGCCGTCGGACTGCTGGCAGGACTGCGGTGA
- a CDS encoding calcium:proton antiporter, with the protein MTSVTFSSTLRTVLTRGALARLALGWGAFALLLFAGPLLGDAAGLSTLALFTVLLAIIGVIVVCAFGVVTQAEHLAHRLGDPYGTLVLTLSIVLIEVILISAVMLGPGDHATIARDSVMAVSMIILNLVVGVALLVGGSRHANLQPNSTGVSAYLSLLVVLGTVAFALPQLIGEQGAYTAGQAVPVAVLTVLLYGFFLYRQMGPQRRDFQEVDLAHPSGRAPGSDGSHAASVTEVLRMHRAEILSRAVVLVLTVIPIVLLSHDMAALLDVGLDRLGAPVALSGVLIAMIVFLPETITTFRAAWGGEIQRVSNLCHGALVSTVGLTIPAVLTIGLLTGQSVILGDDPTGLALFAVTLLLTLTSFAGKKVSALHGAAHVLLFLLYGITLFT; encoded by the coding sequence GTGACCTCTGTGACCTTCTCCTCCACCCTGCGCACCGTGCTCACCCGCGGCGCCCTCGCTCGTCTCGCCCTCGGCTGGGGCGCTTTCGCTCTCCTGCTGTTCGCCGGCCCGCTGCTCGGTGACGCGGCTGGACTCTCCACGCTGGCGCTCTTCACCGTGTTACTGGCGATCATCGGCGTCATCGTGGTCTGCGCCTTCGGGGTGGTCACCCAGGCGGAGCATCTGGCGCACCGGCTGGGCGACCCCTACGGCACCCTGGTGTTGACCCTGTCCATCGTGCTGATCGAGGTCATCCTGATCTCGGCGGTGATGCTCGGCCCCGGCGATCATGCCACCATTGCGCGCGACTCCGTGATGGCCGTGTCGATGATCATCCTCAACCTGGTGGTCGGGGTGGCCCTGCTGGTGGGCGGATCCCGCCACGCGAACCTGCAACCGAATAGCACCGGGGTGTCCGCGTATCTGTCACTGCTGGTGGTGTTGGGGACCGTGGCTTTTGCGCTACCGCAGCTGATCGGGGAACAGGGCGCGTACACGGCGGGCCAGGCCGTGCCGGTCGCGGTGCTGACCGTGCTGCTGTACGGATTCTTCCTGTACCGACAAATGGGGCCGCAGCGCCGCGATTTCCAGGAGGTCGACCTCGCTCACCCTTCGGGTCGGGCGCCGGGCTCCGACGGTTCCCATGCGGCGAGTGTCACCGAGGTGCTGCGCATGCACCGAGCGGAGATTCTCAGCCGGGCGGTGGTGCTGGTGCTCACGGTGATCCCCATTGTGCTGCTCTCCCACGACATGGCGGCTCTGCTCGACGTCGGTTTGGACCGCTTGGGGGCTCCCGTGGCCCTCTCCGGGGTGTTGATCGCGATGATCGTGTTCTTGCCGGAGACGATCACGACGTTCCGCGCGGCCTGGGGTGGTGAGATCCAGCGCGTGAGCAACCTCTGCCACGGCGCCCTGGTGTCCACGGTGGGGCTGACGATCCCCGCGGTGCTGACGATCGGGCTGCTCACCGGCCAGTCGGTGATACTCGGCGATGATCCGACCGGGCTGGCCCTGTTCGCCGTCACCCTGTTGCTGACACTCACGAGTTTCGCGGGCAAGAAGGTCAGTGCGCTACATGGTGCTGCTCATGTGCTGCTGTTCCTGCTCTACGGAATCACCCTGTTCACCTAG
- a CDS encoding NAD(P)-binding domain-containing protein, which translates to MAENSVHTESGVRDVTVLVIGAGQAGLSAGFHLQRSGFDSALEHPDGAHTFVLLDANPGPGGAWQHRWESLRVGTLNAIFDLPRTPKPQMNPQEPSNQAVPRYFGEFETQFNLPILRPVTVERVTRDDASGRHGFLVETSQGTWRAEYLINATGTWNNPTLPAYPGADTFEGLQLHTRDYTSLEQFRGLRTAIVGGGISALQQLEEISRVTDTVWYTRTPLRWMTDEFDMEYGRDVIRRVTADVEAGRPTGSVVSYTGLPPDAAYTRAARERGALNRRPMFAAIEPHGVREADGSFTSVDAILWATGFKGDLRHLEDLQLRTDLGGVKLRGTQADAEPRLHLIGFGPSQSTVGANRAGRDAVRAIEKQLAQDAVTVSTP; encoded by the coding sequence ATGGCGGAAAACTCAGTACACACAGAGTCGGGCGTCCGGGATGTGACGGTGCTGGTGATCGGCGCCGGTCAGGCGGGGCTTTCGGCGGGCTTCCACCTGCAGCGCTCGGGCTTCGACAGTGCCCTCGAGCACCCCGACGGCGCGCACACTTTTGTGTTGCTTGATGCGAACCCGGGCCCCGGCGGTGCCTGGCAGCACCGTTGGGAGTCGCTGCGCGTCGGCACCCTCAACGCCATCTTCGATTTGCCCAGGACGCCGAAGCCGCAGATGAACCCACAGGAACCCAGCAATCAGGCGGTGCCACGGTACTTCGGGGAGTTTGAAACTCAGTTCAATCTGCCGATTCTGCGCCCGGTCACGGTCGAGCGGGTCACGCGCGACGACGCCTCCGGCCGGCACGGTTTCCTCGTGGAGACCTCGCAGGGCACCTGGCGCGCCGAGTACCTGATCAACGCGACCGGCACCTGGAACAATCCGACCCTGCCGGCCTACCCCGGAGCCGACACCTTCGAAGGCCTGCAGCTACACACCCGGGACTACACGAGCCTGGAGCAGTTCCGAGGGCTGCGCACCGCGATCGTTGGCGGCGGCATCTCGGCGCTGCAACAACTCGAGGAGATCTCGCGGGTCACCGACACCGTCTGGTACACCCGCACACCGTTGCGGTGGATGACCGACGAATTCGACATGGAATATGGACGCGATGTGATCCGCCGCGTGACCGCCGACGTCGAAGCCGGACGTCCCACCGGCAGTGTGGTCTCCTACACCGGTCTGCCACCGGACGCCGCCTACACCCGAGCCGCCCGCGAACGCGGCGCCCTGAACCGGCGTCCCATGTTCGCTGCTATCGAGCCACACGGGGTGCGCGAGGCGGATGGGTCCTTCACCTCGGTCGACGCCATCCTCTGGGCCACCGGCTTCAAGGGGGACCTGCGCCACCTGGAAGACCTGCAGCTGCGCACCGATCTGGGTGGGGTGAAACTGCGTGGCACCCAGGCCGACGCTGAGCCGCGTCTGCACCTCATCGGCTTCGGCCCATCGCAGTCGACGGTCGGTGCCAACCGGGCCGGCCGCGACGCCGTGCGCGCCATCGAGAAGCAGCTCGCCCAGGACGCCGTGACAGTTTCGACCCCTTGA